The proteins below are encoded in one region of Sulfolobus sp. A20:
- a CDS encoding malto-oligosyltrehalose synthase: MNENINSTYRLQLNKDFDFERVIEYLDYFKELGISHLYLSPVLQARPSSSHGYDVVDHSKINDELGGEEGYFKLVNEAKKRGLGIIQDIVPNHMAVHSNNWRLMDVLENWKNSKYYNYFDIYDEDIIILPILEDVPDNVIRNNLIEVKDSYVKYRDFLFPINKEGIEYLKKLNCFQTSCLSKDDIKKLLGMQYYELKFWKEYPNYRRFFAVNDLIAIKVELEEVFNESHSVISRLPIDGLRVDHIDGLYDPKQYIDRLRKIFPNKIIYVEKILSLGEKLPENWNVDGTTGYDFLNYVNLLLVDKSGEEELTKFYEEFVGRKLDIESIITESKKLVAKTLFRGDIQRLAKLFGVNEDYLIDFLSCLKRYRTYLPYEDMNVIDECDKEKKLRDEKALIRLQQYMPAIFAKGYEDTALFIYNRLISLNEVGSNLRMFSITLDEFHDFNSSRVNSISLNATSTHDTKFSEDVRARISVLSEIPKEWKERVIYWHDLLKPKIDRNDEYRFYQTIVGSFESYNEEYVNRIKNHMIKAIREAKVNTTWENPNVEYEKRVLAFIDDTLSNDTFRSDLINFLKKVTYYGYMKSLITITLKCTSPGIPDIYQGTEVWRYLLTDPDNRLPVNFNYLRETMKKLPDSIEKITISDERTKMLVIKKLLSIRRDLQGYQKLQYGFRRGKIMVLFSPVVTKEINDEVDLPKSFDVLRNVEISQGKYKLSDIIGEHKIAVLQIKND, encoded by the coding sequence ATGAACGAGAATATAAATTCTACATACAGATTACAGTTAAACAAGGATTTCGATTTCGAGAGAGTAATAGAGTACTTAGATTATTTTAAGGAGTTGGGCATTTCTCATTTATATTTGTCCCCTGTACTTCAAGCTAGACCCTCAAGTAGTCACGGTTATGATGTGGTAGACCATAGTAAGATAAATGATGAATTAGGGGGAGAAGAGGGATACTTTAAATTAGTTAATGAGGCTAAGAAAAGAGGTTTAGGTATAATTCAAGATATAGTCCCTAACCATATGGCAGTTCATAGTAACAATTGGAGACTAATGGATGTTCTCGAGAATTGGAAAAATAGCAAGTATTATAATTATTTTGATATTTATGATGAAGATATAATAATATTACCAATTTTAGAAGACGTTCCGGATAACGTTATAAGAAATAACCTTATTGAAGTAAAGGATAGTTACGTAAAGTACAGAGACTTCCTCTTTCCTATAAATAAAGAAGGTATTGAATACTTAAAGAAATTAAATTGTTTTCAAACCTCGTGTTTAAGCAAAGATGATATAAAGAAGTTACTTGGGATGCAGTATTACGAATTGAAGTTCTGGAAAGAATATCCTAACTATCGTAGATTCTTCGCTGTAAATGATCTTATAGCTATTAAAGTGGAGTTAGAAGAGGTATTTAACGAGTCACATAGTGTTATTTCAAGGTTACCTATAGACGGATTAAGAGTAGATCACATAGATGGGCTTTATGATCCGAAGCAATACATAGACAGACTAAGAAAAATTTTCCCAAATAAAATAATATACGTAGAGAAGATACTATCCCTCGGTGAGAAACTACCAGAAAACTGGAACGTTGATGGAACTACGGGATATGATTTCTTAAATTACGTAAACCTATTACTGGTAGATAAGAGTGGAGAGGAGGAACTGACAAAATTTTATGAAGAATTTGTAGGTAGGAAGCTTGATATAGAGAGTATAATAACTGAAAGTAAGAAGTTAGTAGCAAAAACTCTGTTCCGTGGAGATATTCAAAGACTAGCTAAATTGTTTGGAGTCAATGAAGACTATTTAATTGATTTCTTATCATGCCTTAAACGATATAGGACGTATTTACCTTATGAGGATATGAACGTGATAGATGAGTGTGATAAAGAGAAGAAGCTAAGGGATGAAAAAGCATTAATTAGGTTACAACAATACATGCCAGCAATATTTGCTAAAGGTTATGAAGACACTGCACTATTCATTTATAATAGGCTTATATCCTTAAATGAAGTTGGTAGTAATCTGAGAATGTTTTCCATCACTTTAGACGAGTTTCATGATTTTAATTCAAGTAGAGTGAATTCAATAAGCCTCAATGCTACTTCAACTCATGACACTAAGTTTAGCGAAGACGTCAGAGCAAGGATTTCCGTATTGTCTGAGATTCCTAAAGAGTGGAAGGAAAGGGTTATTTATTGGCATGATTTATTGAAGCCAAAAATAGATAGAAATGATGAGTATAGGTTTTATCAAACAATTGTGGGTAGTTTTGAGTCTTACAACGAGGAATACGTAAACAGGATTAAAAACCATATGATTAAGGCTATAAGAGAGGCTAAGGTAAATACTACTTGGGAAAACCCCAATGTAGAATATGAGAAAAGAGTGTTAGCGTTCATAGATGATACATTATCTAATGATACTTTTAGAAGTGATCTGATTAATTTTCTGAAGAAAGTCACATATTATGGTTATATGAAATCTTTAATTACAATTACTTTAAAGTGTACTTCTCCCGGAATTCCTGACATTTACCAAGGGACTGAGGTGTGGAGATATTTATTGACCGATCCAGATAACAGATTACCTGTCAACTTTAATTATCTGAGAGAAACCATGAAAAAGTTGCCCGATAGTATAGAAAAAATAACAATTTCTGACGAGAGGACTAAAATGTTAGTAATAAAAAAGTTGCTTTCGATTAGAAGAGATTTACAAGGCTATCAGAAGTTACAATACGGATTTAGGAGAGGTAAAATAATGGTATTATTCTCCCCCGTCGTAACAAAAGAAATAAATGATGAAGTTGACTTGCCTAAAAGTTTCGATGTTCTAAGAAATGTTGAAATATCACAAGGAAAATATAAACTAAGTGATATAATAGGAGAGCATAAAATAGCTGTACTGCAAATAAAAAATGATTGA
- a CDS encoding xanthine dehydrogenase family protein molybdopterin-binding subunit, giving the protein MKRIDVYNALLGKGEFIDDFKFRGKYAYFLRSPYPHARISKIDSSEAERRGALVLTGKDMLSRTVQQAGEREGAGLTSPLLAINKALYVGQPVALILADDPYEAVDLAEYVQVDYEPLEAVPNIDRALQNKVILFDDLKSNVVKEQTFEFGKNNSRGRELELELYWSRSSGNPIEPYGAQVIPMDDYLLIISNQQAGNLVSDEIQKALGIKVIHKNARQGGSFGAKFSLVRYLAVLSYASLKFRVPIKWIETRTEHLMASNSSGPERKFKIRANYTSDGKVNALDIHIWEDVGASRDAGQPFKPLGHLTGPYKIPYVKYTGTLVATNKNPPGAFRGAGTPPHTWALERVMDAIADELGIDRAEVRKTNAIDSFPYDSGFAYYDSGNPKGLLELALSRKDIFSMRDKNTGIGLALSTDPSTPSGSERVKIKIKDGKIVIGLGFGPEGQGNEHTAVLLASKLLGIPQEDVKYEILDNTELPSSFGPGGSRMAVYSYGAVAGGVEELKAKLRKRAEAVLNDKIIDYKEGYFIGENGGKVRITQFEGEEVSFTYTLQGKYRFNAYPFACDLAVVRIEDGKIKPIKHVVYIDPGNPIDEDLVREQVIGGTAIGISIALYERYLYDDSGNLLTTSLADYGLPTAADLPDIEVNIVPTPSPVTPFGAKGIGEIPVGVAAAAVTSAIEDVIKKRITKVPITLEDVLNE; this is encoded by the coding sequence ATGAAAAGGATCGACGTTTATAACGCATTATTAGGCAAAGGAGAGTTCATTGACGATTTCAAATTTAGGGGGAAATACGCATATTTTCTCAGAAGTCCCTATCCACATGCTAGGATAAGTAAAATTGACTCTAGTGAAGCAGAGAGGAGAGGAGCCTTAGTGTTAACCGGAAAAGACATGCTTTCTAGGACAGTTCAACAAGCAGGAGAAAGAGAAGGTGCTGGATTAACAAGTCCATTACTAGCAATAAATAAAGCGTTGTATGTTGGTCAACCTGTTGCATTAATCCTAGCTGATGATCCATATGAGGCTGTAGATTTAGCTGAGTACGTACAAGTAGACTATGAGCCTTTGGAAGCTGTGCCTAACATCGATAGGGCTCTCCAGAATAAAGTAATATTGTTTGATGACTTAAAGAGTAACGTTGTAAAAGAGCAAACTTTCGAATTCGGAAAAAACAATAGTAGAGGTAGGGAATTGGAGTTAGAACTGTATTGGTCAAGAAGTTCCGGTAATCCGATTGAACCTTATGGAGCTCAAGTTATTCCAATGGACGATTACTTGCTTATAATATCTAATCAACAAGCGGGTAATTTAGTATCTGATGAAATACAAAAAGCATTGGGAATAAAGGTAATTCATAAAAACGCTAGGCAAGGTGGTAGTTTTGGAGCTAAGTTCTCTTTAGTCAGATATCTAGCAGTATTAAGCTATGCTTCTTTAAAGTTTAGAGTACCTATAAAGTGGATTGAAACTAGAACAGAGCATTTAATGGCTTCTAATAGTAGTGGACCAGAGAGGAAATTTAAGATTCGCGCGAATTATACTTCAGACGGTAAAGTTAACGCCTTAGATATTCACATTTGGGAAGACGTTGGGGCTTCAAGAGATGCTGGACAACCATTTAAACCATTAGGACACTTAACTGGGCCTTATAAAATACCTTATGTAAAATATACCGGAACGTTAGTTGCGACGAATAAGAATCCTCCGGGTGCTTTTAGAGGAGCTGGAACTCCTCCGCATACGTGGGCTCTGGAGAGAGTGATGGATGCGATAGCTGACGAGTTAGGTATTGATAGAGCAGAAGTGAGAAAAACTAATGCTATTGATAGCTTCCCATATGATTCGGGATTTGCATATTATGATTCGGGTAATCCCAAAGGTTTGTTAGAGTTAGCGTTATCGAGGAAGGATATCTTTTCTATGAGAGATAAGAATACTGGGATAGGTCTTGCTTTGTCTACAGATCCAAGTACACCTTCAGGAAGTGAGAGAGTTAAAATTAAGATAAAGGACGGGAAGATTGTAATTGGATTAGGTTTTGGTCCAGAAGGACAAGGAAATGAACACACTGCTGTCTTGCTAGCTTCAAAGCTATTGGGAATACCACAAGAGGATGTTAAATATGAAATACTAGATAACACAGAATTACCTTCATCATTTGGTCCCGGTGGGAGTAGAATGGCTGTATACTCTTATGGTGCTGTTGCCGGTGGAGTTGAAGAATTAAAAGCTAAGCTTAGAAAGAGGGCTGAAGCAGTACTAAACGATAAGATAATAGATTATAAAGAGGGTTATTTCATCGGCGAGAATGGAGGAAAAGTTAGGATTACTCAGTTTGAAGGAGAAGAAGTAAGCTTCACGTACACTCTTCAAGGAAAATATAGGTTCAACGCTTATCCATTTGCTTGCGATTTAGCTGTTGTTAGGATAGAAGATGGTAAGATAAAGCCTATCAAACACGTAGTATACATTGATCCTGGTAATCCTATAGACGAGGATTTAGTACGAGAACAAGTTATTGGAGGAACTGCAATAGGCATATCTATAGCATTATATGAGAGATATTTATATGATGATAGTGGAAACCTATTAACAACTAGTTTAGCAGATTATGGATTACCCACAGCTGCGGATTTGCCTGATATCGAAGTGAATATAGTACCAACGCCTTCTCCAGTAACACCTTTCGGAGCCAAAGGTATAGGAGAAATTCCAGTAGGCGTGGCTGCTGCAGCAGTAACTAGTGCGATTGAGGACGTAATAAAGAAAAGGATAACTAAAGTCCCAATTACATTGGAAGACGTTTTAAATGAATGA
- a CDS encoding TenA family transcriptional regulator, producing MNPLQIIRKELENLNLQILNNPILKLVEEGKLKRDVINYFVINQWYIVNHDLRSLALGLSKSRSIDELSIFKELIDGDYHALGELMKLMKELNIDIKDPLTYNISPKAVNYTHYLSWLANYAEPKEFLFATVVNLPVWGTVVTRFGEGLRRNYGINELGFFDTFKGSYDELENKVISLLEVKDMNRLKTIAYMIQYYEKEFWESLLEFR from the coding sequence ATGAACCCGCTTCAAATCATAAGAAAGGAACTAGAAAATCTTAACTTACAAATACTTAATAATCCTATTTTAAAATTGGTGGAGGAAGGAAAGCTGAAAAGGGATGTTATTAATTATTTTGTAATTAACCAATGGTATATAGTGAATCATGATCTAAGGTCACTAGCATTAGGTTTATCAAAGAGTAGGTCTATTGATGAGCTAAGCATATTTAAGGAATTAATTGATGGGGATTATCATGCTCTAGGAGAACTCATGAAATTAATGAAGGAGTTAAATATTGATATTAAGGATCCATTAACGTATAATATATCTCCTAAGGCTGTAAACTATACACATTACTTATCTTGGTTGGCAAATTATGCGGAACCAAAAGAGTTTTTGTTTGCTACAGTAGTTAATTTACCGGTATGGGGTACTGTTGTGACAAGGTTTGGAGAAGGCTTAAGGAGGAATTACGGTATTAATGAATTAGGATTTTTTGATACGTTTAAGGGCTCTTATGATGAGCTAGAGAATAAGGTAATTAGTCTTTTGGAAGTTAAAGACATGAATAGACTTAAAACTATTGCATACATGATTCAATATTACGAAAAAGAGTTCTGGGAATCTCTGTTAGAGTTTCGATAA
- the crn1 gene encoding CRISPR-associated ring nuclease Crn1 has translation MPKLVSTLGTSPGGVLETFEYLMKNGVQITEIRVITTKNPEVEKAWRILNVLFLCCVKQKYPKVEIAKYQIDIDDINNEDDLRKFKEFIEGHLQPDDYMDITGGRKGMSVAAALAAKAVGAKIITSIISQQSYRSINDKIRNLTNIPELKRREECNEQLEKDYCELISKDAKTIVFDI, from the coding sequence ATGCCAAAATTAGTTTCTACTTTAGGTACGTCACCTGGAGGAGTTTTAGAAACGTTTGAATATTTAATGAAAAATGGAGTACAGATAACGGAGATAAGAGTAATAACTACTAAGAATCCAGAGGTCGAAAAGGCTTGGAGAATTTTAAACGTATTATTCTTATGTTGCGTCAAACAGAAATATCCAAAGGTTGAGATTGCTAAGTATCAGATCGATATAGATGATATTAACAATGAAGACGACTTAAGAAAGTTTAAAGAGTTCATTGAAGGTCATTTACAACCAGATGACTACATGGATATAACGGGGGGTAGAAAAGGGATGAGCGTAGCAGCAGCACTAGCTGCTAAAGCTGTTGGGGCTAAGATTATAACTTCTATAATTTCACAACAATCGTATAGAAGCATTAATGATAAGATAAGAAATTTAACTAATATACCAGAACTTAAGAGGAGAGAAGAATGCAATGAGCAATTAGAGAAGGATTATTGTGAGCTGATATCTAAAGATGCAAAAACTATAGTATTTGACATCTAA